In Rhodococcus sp. OK302, one genomic interval encodes:
- a CDS encoding 3-oxoacyl-ACP synthase III family protein — protein MVKHWLVTDSECHDTREPYRTRVAGAGRHLPVTRLTTEDLMATTRHETHVDLERLTGIHERRVSVGDEDSYTLAIAAAQDALRRSGCAAESINVVISCSITKFRGGLTQWLEPTMSSGVAQALGADKAMTFDLSNACAGMLTGVMVANNWIRQGLIERALVVSGEYISQLGQNAAKHIHNIMSKELASLTLGDAGAALVLERAPAGAAGIRLAGFTTVADYSRLCLAYPKGNAPGARMFTNSRAIQKAAIADTPLLLHEVLDTLGLSIHDIDHVITHQTSARAIKKGMAQMEASFGDSPRHDAVITVDRYGNTASTTHTVALVEELEAGRIKPGETVALISLASGLEIGVVLVEIDEGLVARYGNDH, from the coding sequence ATGGTCAAACACTGGCTGGTGACGGACTCGGAATGCCACGACACACGAGAGCCGTATCGAACGAGGGTGGCCGGGGCAGGTCGGCATCTTCCCGTCACACGACTCACGACCGAGGATTTGATGGCAACAACACGCCACGAAACTCATGTCGACCTCGAACGACTGACTGGAATCCACGAGCGTCGGGTCAGTGTGGGCGACGAGGATTCCTACACACTTGCGATTGCAGCCGCGCAGGATGCATTGCGACGGTCGGGTTGTGCCGCCGAGTCGATAAACGTGGTGATCAGCTGCAGCATCACCAAGTTTCGTGGCGGCCTCACTCAGTGGCTCGAGCCGACAATGAGTAGTGGCGTTGCGCAGGCTCTCGGGGCCGACAAGGCTATGACTTTCGATTTATCGAATGCTTGCGCTGGGATGCTCACCGGTGTGATGGTGGCCAACAACTGGATTCGCCAGGGCTTGATCGAGCGGGCGCTGGTCGTGAGCGGTGAGTACATTTCGCAGCTCGGTCAGAATGCAGCGAAGCATATTCACAACATCATGAGCAAAGAGTTAGCTTCCCTGACCTTGGGCGATGCGGGCGCGGCGCTTGTCCTCGAACGTGCGCCCGCCGGTGCGGCGGGGATCCGGCTCGCCGGATTTACGACTGTCGCCGATTACAGCCGGTTGTGCCTGGCTTACCCGAAGGGCAATGCGCCGGGTGCTCGCATGTTCACCAATTCGCGAGCCATTCAGAAGGCCGCTATCGCCGACACTCCGTTGCTGCTGCACGAAGTACTCGACACACTCGGGCTGTCGATCCACGACATAGACCATGTGATCACCCATCAAACTTCGGCGCGGGCAATCAAGAAGGGTATGGCGCAGATGGAGGCGTCGTTCGGTGACAGTCCGCGGCACGACGCGGTCATCACTGTCGATCGATACGGGAACACGGCATCGACAACCCACACCGTGGCGTTGGTCGAAGAACTCGAGGCTGGGCGGATCAAGCCCGGCGAGACTGTCGCGTTGATCTCCTTGGCCTCCGGGTTGGAGATCGGGGTAGTGCTGGTGGAAATCGACGAAGGACTGGTGGCGCGCTATGGGAACGATCATTGA
- a CDS encoding SHOCT domain-containing protein, with product MYDHYSGSWGWGYVLMFVGMALFWGLLILGIFLLIRYAGHGPAESGSRSSGSSPSASFPPPHHSAEQLLAERYARGEIDEAEYRSRLTVLRTEPSP from the coding sequence ATGTACGACCATTATTCCGGTAGTTGGGGTTGGGGTTACGTACTGATGTTCGTTGGTATGGCCCTGTTCTGGGGCCTGTTGATCTTGGGTATTTTTCTGCTGATTCGCTATGCCGGACACGGACCCGCGGAGTCTGGGAGTAGGTCGTCCGGAAGCAGTCCGTCGGCAAGTTTTCCGCCGCCGCATCACAGCGCAGAGCAACTTCTTGCCGAGCGTTACGCGCGTGGGGAGATCGACGAGGCCGAGTACAGGAGCCGCCTGACTGTTTTACGAACAGAGCCGTCCCCCTGA
- a CDS encoding serine hydrolase domain-containing protein has product MTNLPEFEELLPTDLAPTVRRDISAVIPTVSTPRVMLVDPRFGQLAGQFFRLFERPSSGGGALAVYLGGEPVVDIWAGWSTRDTRWLPDTVSVSFSTGKGVASTVLHRVVERGLIDYDTPVAEYWPEFASAGKETVTVRQLMTHQAGLHRVRGLVPGRLALLDHDSIVGALALAAPDRRRLTTPGYHAVTFGSLVAELTTRATGSSFTDLVRTEIAEPLGIPEFWFQVPEDERHRIAKLFPRINQFKVPWDTASFALTRLPALRNIADAGMPAGFDQLVRNPSIHDYVMPGWNGVFSARALARMYAALANQGMVGGNRFLSEETLEQMGEVQTTARDYVLGIRMNWRLGYHSAFVASRNSSLQAFGHYGLGGSGAFADPETGLSVAFVTNRMGGALTPFADLRLAKLGAQAESIARRV; this is encoded by the coding sequence ATGACGAACCTCCCCGAGTTCGAGGAGTTGCTTCCGACCGACCTTGCACCGACGGTCCGTCGCGACATTTCAGCCGTGATTCCCACTGTTTCCACGCCACGCGTCATGCTGGTCGACCCGCGGTTCGGCCAGCTGGCGGGGCAATTCTTTCGCCTCTTCGAACGCCCTTCCAGCGGCGGTGGAGCATTGGCGGTCTATCTCGGCGGGGAGCCCGTCGTCGATATCTGGGCAGGGTGGTCGACTCGGGATACCCGCTGGCTACCCGACACCGTGTCTGTGTCCTTCTCCACTGGAAAGGGTGTTGCCAGTACGGTTTTGCACCGTGTCGTGGAACGTGGGCTGATCGATTACGACACACCGGTCGCCGAGTATTGGCCGGAGTTCGCAAGTGCAGGCAAGGAAACTGTGACGGTGCGGCAACTGATGACCCACCAGGCCGGGTTGCATCGTGTACGCGGCCTGGTTCCGGGCCGATTGGCGCTGCTCGATCACGACAGCATCGTCGGCGCCCTCGCATTGGCCGCACCGGACCGTCGCCGTCTCACCACACCCGGTTATCACGCAGTCACATTCGGTTCGCTGGTCGCCGAACTGACAACTCGCGCAACTGGTTCATCGTTTACGGACCTGGTCCGCACAGAGATCGCGGAACCTCTCGGAATTCCGGAATTCTGGTTCCAGGTACCCGAGGACGAACGCCATCGCATCGCAAAGCTGTTCCCCCGCATCAATCAGTTCAAGGTTCCGTGGGACACCGCTTCCTTCGCGTTGACCCGGTTGCCAGCGCTCAGGAATATCGCGGATGCCGGTATGCCGGCGGGGTTCGACCAGTTGGTCCGCAATCCCTCGATCCACGATTACGTCATGCCCGGATGGAACGGCGTTTTCAGTGCTCGCGCCCTTGCCCGAATGTACGCAGCACTTGCCAACCAGGGAATGGTGGGAGGCAACAGATTTCTAAGTGAAGAAACCCTGGAACAGATGGGCGAGGTACAGACCACGGCGCGCGACTATGTGCTCGGAATCCGCATGAACTGGCGACTCGGCTATCACTCGGCCTTTGTTGCCAGCCGCAATTCGTCGCTGCAGGCCTTCGGGCACTACGGACTCGGCGGATCAGGGGCATTTGCCGACCCGGAGACAGGCTTGTCTGTGGCATTCGTGACCAACCGAATGGGCGGTGCCCTCACTCCGTTTGCCGACCTCAGGTTGGCAAAACTGGGCGCCCAGGCGGAATCGATCGCACGCAGAGTGTGA
- a CDS encoding ABC transporter ATP-binding protein: MSTIIEVHELVKTFGRTRALDELELTVDEGQVHGFLGPNGAGKSTTLRVLLGSLHPDSGEATVFGRNPWRDAVELHRDMAYVPGDVTLWPSLSGGETIDLLARMRGGLDSPRKKELIERFDLDPRKKGRAYSKGNRQKVTLISALSSNARLLLLDEPTSGLDPLMEKVFRECVSEASNRGVTVLLSSHILSEVEALCERVTIIRSGRTVESGTLESMRHLSRTSITAELLGDPGDLSQIKGVEDIQLVGSTLHCQVDSEHLGALIRVLGDTGVRSLISAPPTLEELFLRHYGIDDATSSPEPAEEVKA; encoded by the coding sequence ATGAGCACGATCATCGAAGTTCACGAGTTGGTGAAGACTTTCGGACGAACTCGGGCGTTGGACGAGCTCGAACTCACCGTCGACGAAGGGCAGGTACACGGATTCCTCGGCCCCAACGGCGCGGGTAAATCGACCACCCTCCGTGTCCTGCTCGGCAGCCTGCATCCGGACAGCGGCGAGGCTACCGTTTTCGGACGCAACCCGTGGCGAGATGCCGTCGAACTGCACCGCGACATGGCTTATGTCCCAGGCGACGTGACACTGTGGCCGTCGTTGTCGGGTGGGGAAACAATCGATCTCCTGGCGCGAATGCGAGGAGGGTTGGACAGCCCGCGCAAGAAGGAGCTGATCGAGCGTTTCGACCTTGATCCGCGGAAGAAGGGTCGCGCGTATTCGAAGGGCAATCGTCAGAAGGTCACGCTGATCTCGGCGCTCTCTTCAAACGCTCGACTGCTCCTTCTCGACGAACCGACTTCCGGCCTGGATCCTTTGATGGAAAAGGTCTTTCGCGAGTGCGTCTCGGAGGCCAGTAACCGTGGAGTGACCGTCCTACTGTCCAGCCACATCCTGTCCGAGGTGGAGGCGCTCTGCGAACGCGTCACCATCATCAGGTCCGGGCGGACGGTTGAATCCGGAACACTCGAGTCCATGCGGCATCTGAGTCGCACCTCCATTACCGCCGAACTTCTCGGGGACCCTGGCGATCTCAGCCAAATCAAAGGTGTGGAAGACATCCAACTCGTCGGGTCGACGTTGCATTGTCAGGTAGACAGCGAGCATCTGGGCGCGCTCATCCGTGTGCTGGGCGATACCGGAGTGCGCAGTCTCATCAGTGCGCCGCCCACTCTCGAGGAACTCTTCTTGCGCCACTACGGGATCGACGACGCGACGTCGTCCCCCGAGCCTGCGGAGGAAGTGAAGGCATGA
- a CDS encoding ABC transporter permease — protein sequence MSTPTISRPQFSEHEPVSNSNFTGTLHFLRLYLRRDRIALPLWILIFASAPGLYVASISGIYTSPEQLAAFAATTAASPAEIAMYGPIFNSSLGSVGVWKAGIYSTLIAIAVILTIIRHTRAEEENGRTELLDSTSVGRYSSLTAALIVAGGASILTGILCTASLLTHNLPTAGSVAFGAALAGSGMVFTGVAAVAAQLTPSARVARGIAMSALGVAFALRAIGDAGSGTLSWFSPLGWALQIRAYADERWWVLLPTLVTAAALTWSAYALLRRRDVGGGLIAEREGPAVASSSLTGTLGLAWRMQRGTLAAWTVGLGLYGLLIGSAAQGVGGQVGDSQAIRDIITRMGGSPSLEKSFIGYAFIMLGIAAAAYTVSASLRLHSEETAQRVEPVTAGSIGRIRWASSHIVFALLGPAIALLVAGVAAGVTYGVANGDVGGTLPSILGAALVQLPAVWVLTGVTVFLFGVIPRFTPVAWGVFVAFLFIFLVGSIAQLPQLVLDLEPFTHAPKLPGAPFEATPLVWLTLIAAALIATGLAAFRRRDLR from the coding sequence ATGAGCACCCCCACGATCTCGCGCCCACAGTTCAGCGAGCACGAACCAGTCTCGAACTCGAATTTCACAGGAACCCTTCACTTCTTGCGCTTGTACCTCCGCCGAGATCGAATTGCACTCCCCCTGTGGATTCTGATCTTCGCCTCTGCGCCTGGTCTGTACGTGGCCAGCATCTCCGGCATCTACACTTCCCCTGAGCAACTCGCCGCGTTCGCGGCAACAACAGCGGCAAGTCCGGCCGAGATCGCGATGTACGGCCCGATCTTCAACTCCAGTCTGGGATCGGTCGGGGTCTGGAAGGCTGGAATATACTCCACCCTGATCGCAATTGCCGTGATCCTCACGATCATTCGTCATACGCGAGCCGAAGAGGAAAACGGCAGAACCGAGCTTCTCGACTCCACCTCCGTTGGACGATACTCGAGTCTGACCGCAGCGCTGATTGTCGCCGGCGGTGCATCGATCCTCACCGGAATTCTCTGTACCGCATCACTTCTCACTCACAATCTTCCTACTGCAGGTTCGGTCGCATTCGGCGCCGCACTCGCCGGTTCCGGTATGGTTTTCACTGGTGTTGCAGCCGTCGCGGCGCAACTGACTCCCAGCGCCCGAGTCGCCCGCGGAATCGCGATGTCGGCGCTTGGCGTCGCGTTCGCGCTGCGTGCCATCGGTGACGCAGGATCGGGGACGCTCTCATGGTTTTCACCCTTGGGCTGGGCCCTGCAGATCCGCGCCTATGCCGACGAACGTTGGTGGGTTCTACTACCCACCCTCGTTACTGCTGCCGCACTTACCTGGAGCGCCTACGCACTCCTACGCAGACGCGACGTCGGCGGAGGACTGATTGCCGAGCGCGAAGGCCCAGCGGTTGCATCCTCGAGCCTCACGGGAACTCTGGGGCTGGCGTGGCGAATGCAGCGCGGCACACTTGCAGCGTGGACTGTCGGTCTGGGGTTGTACGGTCTGCTCATCGGCAGTGCTGCACAGGGCGTCGGCGGACAAGTCGGTGACAGCCAAGCCATCCGCGACATCATCACGCGTATGGGCGGATCCCCTTCACTCGAGAAGTCATTCATCGGCTACGCATTCATCATGCTGGGAATAGCAGCTGCGGCCTACACGGTGTCTGCGTCGCTACGCCTGCACTCCGAGGAAACTGCCCAACGCGTCGAACCCGTAACCGCTGGCTCGATTGGCCGAATCCGCTGGGCATCGAGCCACATCGTGTTTGCACTGCTCGGCCCGGCAATCGCACTCCTCGTTGCCGGAGTTGCAGCAGGAGTGACGTACGGAGTGGCCAACGGCGATGTGGGAGGCACCTTGCCGTCCATTCTCGGTGCTGCACTTGTGCAACTGCCGGCGGTGTGGGTACTCACCGGAGTCACTGTCTTCCTGTTCGGAGTGATCCCGAGATTCACGCCGGTCGCGTGGGGCGTCTTCGTTGCTTTTCTCTTCATCTTCCTGGTCGGATCGATCGCGCAACTCCCCCAGTTGGTACTCGATCTCGAACCGTTCACCCACGCACCGAAACTGCCCGGTGCACCATTCGAAGCAACACCTCTCGTGTGGTTGACGCTCATCGCAGCGGCACTGATTGCGACAGGTCTAGCCGCTTTCCGACGACGGGACCTACGCTGA
- a CDS encoding wax ester/triacylglycerol synthase domain-containing protein — protein MSAVDVRSMTQTDLMSWRMEEDPILRSTIVSIVLLDKVPDQDRLVDVMYRAIDAVPMFKCRAVASSFPWTPPRWVDDRDFDLSWHLRRMTLPEPGTWKEVLEFARIAGMAAFDKDRPLWEFTVLDGLADGAAALVVKVHHSLTDGVGGMQLTREITDKTREGMSRDGTSSLSAPTAVTPIDHLTGANAVAHSVGTAAGSAVRAGARTLRHPVDTVRGAARILGSTSRMVRPATTTLSPVMTERSARRSFGVLELPVAALAAAATATQCSINDAFLAAVLLGMAEYHRRCGAVPPELMVTLPISLRTDRDPLGGNRISLARFALPLDISDPDPLMHRVHTTVESWRNEPAIPLSPHLAAMLNLLPVAVTGNMLKHMDFVASDVVGSTTPLYLAGAEITRQWAFSPTLGSAFNVTLMSYTTHVCVGINADAGAVPDLPALIAAVSDGFRAVLAVGPPGIDVAVTVAC, from the coding sequence ATGAGCGCAGTGGACGTGCGATCGATGACGCAGACGGATCTGATGTCGTGGCGGATGGAGGAGGATCCGATCCTTCGCTCGACAATCGTCTCAATTGTGCTGTTGGACAAGGTTCCTGACCAAGATCGATTGGTCGATGTCATGTACCGCGCCATCGACGCGGTACCGATGTTCAAGTGTCGAGCCGTTGCGAGTTCGTTTCCCTGGACTCCGCCTCGATGGGTGGACGATCGCGACTTCGACCTCAGCTGGCACCTGCGTCGGATGACACTGCCGGAGCCAGGTACTTGGAAAGAGGTTCTGGAATTCGCGCGCATCGCCGGGATGGCCGCATTCGACAAGGATCGTCCGCTCTGGGAGTTCACAGTGCTCGACGGACTGGCCGACGGCGCCGCGGCACTGGTGGTCAAGGTCCATCACTCTCTGACCGACGGTGTCGGGGGAATGCAACTGACACGTGAAATCACTGACAAGACAAGGGAAGGCATGTCAAGAGACGGCACATCGAGTCTGTCCGCGCCGACCGCGGTAACGCCTATCGATCATCTGACCGGCGCGAATGCTGTGGCGCACTCGGTTGGGACTGCCGCGGGGTCTGCTGTTCGAGCGGGTGCGCGTACATTGCGCCACCCTGTCGATACCGTCCGCGGCGCCGCCCGAATTCTGGGTTCGACATCACGTATGGTGCGACCGGCGACAACCACATTGTCGCCGGTGATGACTGAGCGTAGTGCGCGTCGTAGTTTCGGCGTGCTCGAACTTCCGGTTGCGGCCCTTGCCGCTGCCGCGACAGCTACACAGTGCTCGATCAACGATGCGTTCTTGGCTGCTGTTCTTCTCGGAATGGCTGAGTACCACCGACGCTGCGGTGCTGTACCGCCGGAGCTGATGGTGACCTTGCCGATAAGTTTGCGCACCGATCGAGACCCGTTGGGCGGCAACCGCATTTCGTTGGCAAGATTTGCGCTACCGCTCGATATCTCGGATCCGGATCCGCTGATGCACCGGGTCCACACCACCGTAGAGAGCTGGCGGAATGAACCTGCAATTCCGCTTTCGCCCCACCTGGCCGCGATGCTGAATCTGCTGCCGGTTGCAGTGACGGGCAACATGCTCAAGCACATGGATTTTGTCGCCTCAGACGTGGTCGGTTCCACGACTCCGCTGTATCTTGCGGGCGCGGAGATCACCCGGCAGTGGGCGTTCAGTCCTACTCTCGGTTCAGCATTCAACGTGACGTTGATGTCGTACACCACGCATGTGTGTGTCGGAATCAACGCCGATGCGGGTGCAGTTCCTGATCTGCCGGCGCTGATCGCGGCGGTTTCCGATGGATTCCGTGCAGTGTTGGCCGTAGGTCCGCCGGGAATCGACGTCGCAGTGACGGTGGCATGCTGA
- a CDS encoding CBS domain-containing protein, producing MLARHIMSSPATTIDQATGTDECLLVISRSGFSVLPVIDEQKHLVGIVSEGDLLRSRFQDLSQNDQPASGGDSVADVMTKPVIAMTADAEINAVASAMLRSGLRAVPIVHEGDVIGIVTRQDLIGVLALDPDRIVDEVRHRLDLYGGPDLWAVEFADGTLTISGVSEDDPQRGVVIALASSVPGVDEIRLQP from the coding sequence ATGCTTGCACGACACATCATGAGTAGTCCTGCGACGACGATCGATCAGGCGACCGGTACGGACGAATGTCTACTGGTGATTTCACGGTCGGGATTTTCGGTTCTTCCCGTGATCGACGAACAGAAGCACCTTGTCGGGATCGTTTCGGAGGGTGACCTTCTCCGGAGTAGGTTTCAAGACTTGTCGCAGAATGATCAGCCCGCCTCCGGCGGCGACTCGGTCGCGGATGTCATGACCAAGCCTGTGATTGCGATGACTGCAGATGCGGAGATCAACGCCGTCGCCTCGGCGATGCTCCGCTCCGGCTTGCGCGCGGTGCCGATCGTCCATGAGGGGGATGTCATCGGAATCGTGACGCGCCAGGACCTGATCGGGGTCTTGGCGCTGGACCCTGATCGCATTGTCGACGAAGTACGGCATCGACTTGACCTCTACGGTGGGCCGGACCTGTGGGCGGTGGAGTTTGCCGACGGAACACTCACTATCAGTGGTGTTTCCGAGGATGACCCGCAGCGAGGAGTTGTCATTGCACTTGCATCGTCGGTGCCGGGAGTGGATGAGATACGGCTACAGCCCTGA
- the ppsA gene encoding phosphoenolpyruvate synthase yields MKTSRSTATHPVAAYRWVVPIDAVGPDDAPTIGGKAANLGELIRSKFPVPPAFVINTAGYLDAMDASGLRETLKKGPLPRADSTEAAVGSAVVPDAMRAEIIDAYRELGPSTTRVAVRSSAPAEDAADTSYAGIHESYTNVSGDKNLIDAVRKCWASLWSDRALTYRSLQGVHEEPSLAVVVQRMVDADQSGVVFTADPRTGARDRIVIEAATGLGEVVVGGQVEPDTYVVSKPDLSVLDVHIGSQSFAITLSGGTEKSSEIPLLQREQQILTEDQIHRLAVLAAAVEEHYQRPQDLEFAYSGEQLWLVQTRPITTLGQHAETEPPDSQSDGSSAQILAHGLGAGPGKATGRVRVLRSVADGRNLVDGEILVAPMTRPDWLPVLRRAAAIVTDGGGITCHAAIVGRELGRPVIVGTRTATTDLVDGMLITVDGTAGTVREADAATAVTTSAPTTPTAPSAASTRGPTTATSVYVNLATPEAAERVAATDVDGVGLLRAEFLIMDALEGLHPRTMIARGLHEKYVTEMSSALSRIAAAFGSRPVIYRAIDLRTNEFAHLEGGEVEPHEDNPMIGYRGCFRYIREPELFALDLDVIAETRKRYPNVHLMIPYVRTGWELSQCLAQLDAHPLGSDHRMLRWVMAEIPSVAYWIPRYAAMGIDGVSIGTNDLTQLVLGVDRDSEICKDLFDTMDPAVLDAIDTIIERATAAGMSTSLCGQAVSTDPALAEHLVRQGITSVSVTPDAADTTRRAIAVAERRILLGQARAG; encoded by the coding sequence ATGAAGACGAGTCGTTCAACCGCCACGCATCCAGTCGCCGCATACCGGTGGGTTGTACCGATCGATGCCGTCGGACCCGACGATGCACCTACTATCGGTGGCAAAGCCGCCAACCTCGGCGAGTTGATTCGGTCGAAGTTCCCGGTTCCGCCTGCATTCGTGATCAACACTGCGGGCTATCTCGATGCAATGGATGCTTCCGGCCTTCGAGAAACGTTGAAAAAGGGACCTCTGCCGCGCGCCGACAGCACCGAGGCCGCGGTCGGCTCCGCCGTCGTTCCCGACGCAATGCGCGCGGAAATTATCGACGCTTATCGTGAACTAGGGCCTTCGACCACACGCGTCGCCGTCCGTTCGTCAGCGCCTGCCGAAGACGCGGCCGATACGTCGTATGCCGGCATTCACGAGAGCTACACAAACGTGTCCGGAGACAAGAATCTCATCGATGCGGTCCGAAAGTGCTGGGCATCGCTGTGGTCTGATCGAGCATTGACGTATCGCAGTCTCCAAGGAGTACACGAAGAACCGTCGTTGGCCGTTGTTGTGCAACGCATGGTCGACGCCGACCAGTCTGGTGTCGTGTTCACTGCCGACCCCCGCACCGGCGCGAGGGATCGCATCGTGATCGAAGCTGCGACCGGCTTGGGTGAAGTGGTCGTGGGCGGACAGGTGGAACCAGACACGTATGTGGTGTCGAAACCGGATTTGTCGGTACTCGATGTGCACATCGGTTCGCAGTCCTTCGCGATCACATTGTCCGGCGGGACTGAGAAATCGTCGGAAATTCCTCTACTGCAACGTGAACAACAGATACTCACCGAAGATCAGATCCATCGGCTCGCGGTGCTCGCCGCAGCGGTGGAAGAGCACTATCAGCGGCCCCAGGACCTCGAATTCGCCTACAGCGGAGAGCAACTGTGGCTTGTCCAAACACGTCCGATCACTACGCTCGGACAGCACGCAGAAACAGAACCGCCTGACTCGCAATCAGATGGTTCGAGTGCACAGATCCTGGCGCACGGATTGGGCGCCGGACCGGGAAAAGCCACCGGCCGGGTACGGGTCCTACGTTCAGTAGCAGACGGCCGCAATCTCGTTGACGGTGAAATTCTCGTGGCACCGATGACCCGGCCGGACTGGCTTCCTGTTCTCCGACGTGCCGCCGCAATTGTCACCGACGGCGGCGGCATCACGTGCCACGCCGCCATCGTCGGCCGCGAGCTCGGTCGACCCGTTATCGTCGGAACGCGCACGGCAACAACAGATCTTGTCGACGGAATGCTGATCACTGTCGACGGCACCGCGGGAACGGTCAGGGAAGCGGATGCGGCGACTGCCGTCACTACGAGCGCACCGACGACCCCAACCGCACCTTCGGCGGCGTCGACCCGCGGACCGACCACGGCAACATCCGTCTACGTCAACCTGGCAACACCGGAAGCTGCAGAAAGAGTGGCCGCCACGGACGTCGACGGTGTCGGTCTACTTCGGGCGGAGTTCCTGATCATGGACGCCCTCGAAGGCCTACATCCCCGCACGATGATTGCGCGTGGACTGCATGAGAAGTACGTAACCGAAATGTCTTCGGCTCTCTCGCGCATCGCGGCCGCGTTCGGCTCACGGCCCGTTATCTATCGCGCAATTGACCTACGTACTAACGAATTTGCGCACCTCGAAGGAGGCGAAGTCGAACCACACGAAGACAATCCGATGATCGGCTACCGCGGATGTTTCCGCTACATCCGGGAACCCGAATTGTTTGCACTCGATCTCGATGTCATCGCCGAAACCCGAAAGCGCTACCCCAACGTGCATCTCATGATTCCGTACGTTCGGACCGGCTGGGAACTGTCCCAGTGCCTGGCACAGTTGGATGCCCATCCCCTCGGGTCAGATCATCGGATGCTGCGATGGGTCATGGCCGAGATACCTTCGGTGGCGTATTGGATTCCCCGTTACGCGGCAATGGGAATCGACGGAGTATCCATCGGCACCAATGACCTCACGCAATTGGTTCTCGGCGTAGACCGGGATTCGGAGATCTGCAAGGACCTCTTCGACACCATGGATCCTGCGGTCCTCGACGCCATCGACACGATCATCGAACGTGCCACCGCCGCCGGTATGTCTACCTCACTCTGCGGCCAAGCGGTATCCACGGATCCTGCACTGGCGGAACACCTGGTGAGACAAGGAATCACGTCTGTCTCCGTCACTCCCGATGCGGCCGATACGACTCGGCGCGCAATTGCGGTAGCCGAGCGCCGAATTCTTCTCGGTCAGGCTCGCGCCGGGTAA
- a CDS encoding alpha/beta fold hydrolase: protein MSEHDLRRAGRVAWHQVVTGVGTVSYGAVGQGPPVVFLHGWGLTPRSYDHALRQLAAHGRRVFAPALPGFGGTAELPPGERNFVGYAHWLERYLDSVGIDEPVTIVGHSFGGGVAIAAAHEFSSRVSQLVLVNAVGGGAWSTDDNVARPIHERPLWKWGAAAVGEAFAVRSVLGMTATIADCAISNVLGNPGAFWRVGHLARTADFTAELEQLVLRRVPIALLWGLDDRIIPAASFQSMRSVLTDSPVITVPGAHSWLIDDPERFGAAMKTAFDKCPQEVLA from the coding sequence ATGTCAGAACACGATCTTCGCCGAGCCGGCCGCGTTGCGTGGCATCAGGTGGTTACCGGAGTCGGAACCGTGTCCTACGGTGCTGTTGGGCAGGGTCCTCCGGTGGTGTTCCTTCACGGATGGGGTTTGACTCCACGGTCCTACGATCACGCGCTGCGTCAACTGGCGGCGCATGGCAGGCGGGTGTTCGCGCCGGCGCTTCCCGGCTTCGGCGGTACCGCCGAACTACCACCGGGCGAGCGGAATTTTGTCGGCTACGCGCACTGGCTGGAGCGTTACCTCGATTCGGTCGGTATCGACGAGCCGGTCACCATCGTCGGACATTCATTCGGCGGTGGTGTCGCGATCGCGGCCGCACACGAGTTCTCGAGCCGAGTGTCGCAGCTCGTGCTGGTCAATGCAGTGGGCGGCGGTGCCTGGTCGACAGATGACAACGTTGCACGACCGATACACGAGCGACCGTTGTGGAAATGGGGCGCCGCCGCCGTCGGTGAGGCGTTCGCTGTCCGGTCGGTCCTGGGGATGACAGCGACCATTGCAGACTGCGCCATATCCAACGTTCTCGGCAATCCCGGTGCGTTCTGGCGTGTCGGCCATCTGGCGCGGACCGCTGATTTCACGGCTGAACTCGAGCAACTCGTGCTGCGGAGGGTGCCGATCGCACTGCTCTGGGGCCTCGACGATCGGATCATTCCTGCGGCCAGTTTCCAATCGATGCGATCGGTGTTGACGGATTCGCCCGTGATCACGGTTCCGGGAGCCCACAGTTGGCTGATCGACGATCCAGAACGCTTTGGTGCGGCAATGAAAACAGCGTTCGACAAGTGCCCTCAAGAGGTACTGGCATGA